A single Antechinus flavipes isolate AdamAnt ecotype Samford, QLD, Australia chromosome 5, AdamAnt_v2, whole genome shotgun sequence DNA region contains:
- the LOC127564935 gene encoding uncharacterized protein LOC127564935 isoform X2 — translation MLKHQRNYYYFGKFEEKEIKIGENVKSEDEKWMSKDSSTTCEKVNSSSGILLHSHDNSSLSETDSDELRLTKITLYEKNKDEVEMAADALDNLTQSHDRATGDYDLSPSNYVQGSPCLQEDQNTVLSSDLSVQFKNSQLTQLTRHVMSLENTIRELQENFLERIKTEFQLMHQKGECDTCRGRYGILKFK, via the exons ATGCTAAAGCACCAGAGAAATTACTATTATTTTGGAAagtttgaagaaaaggaaatcaaaatagG GGAAAATGTAAAGTCTGAAGATGAGAAATGGATGTCCAAGGATTCTAGCACAACTTGTGAAAAGGTGAATTCTTCATCTGGTATCCTACTCCACAGTCATGATAACAGCTCTTTAAGTGAGACAGATTCTGATGAATTAAG gcTTACAAAGATTAcattatatgagaaaaataag gaTGAAGTAGAGATGGCTGCAGATGCTCTGGATAACCTCACTCAGTCACATGACAGAGCTACAGGGGATTATGATTTGTCTCCCTCAAATTATGTTCAGg GTTCTCCTTGCCTTCAGGAAGATCAGAATACAGTTCTTTCAAGCGACTTATCAGTACAATTTAAAAATTCGCAATTGACACAACTTACAAGACACGTTATGAGTTTAGAAAACACAATTAGGGAACTTCAGGAAAATTTCTTGGAAAGAATCAAAACTGAATTCCAACTAATGCATCAAAAAGGAGAATGTGATACCTGTAGAGGCAGGTATGGAATTCTTAAGTTTAAATAA